The Streptomyces sp. NBC_01268 genome segment CCGACCGACGGCCCCGGGCCTGACCCGCGCGGTCCGGCCGTCCCCGCCCCGTCACCCGACGGTCTCCCGCGCCGGCTCCGTCAGCAGCGCGCCGGGCAGGTAGCCGGAGCGCACGCCCGGTGCCCAGCCGTGCGCCTGGCGGGCGAGGGCGGCCAGGGCCGCCGTCCGGACCGGCAGCAGGCTCCTGGGGGCCGCGTCCCCGGCCGCCTCCGCGCTCGCGCGATGCGCGTCGAGGCGGTCCGCGAGGGCCCGGTCGAAGGCGTCCCGGTCGGCGTCGAGGAGCACCCGCAGCAGTCGCTGGTCGGGGTCGAGCTCACCCGCCCCGTCGAGCGCCCGGGCCAGCGCCGCGCGCTGCTCGGCATCCGGCAGCCGGAGCGGCACGGGCTGCCAGGACTGGTCCGCGCTCAGATAGGCGCAGAGGGCGTCCATCTCCGCGAGCTCGGCCGGCCGGGACACCGGGTCGAACCGCGAGTACGGGACTCCGGAGCGGATCGCGGGCGCGTAGTCCGCGTGGAGCAGCGGTCCGACCACCCGCCGCGGCGTCCAGAGCGCCCCGCCGAGCAGGCAGAGCGCGAAGGTCTCGGTCCAGGTCCGCGCGGTGGGCACCTCGTGCGCCGCGTCCCAGCTCTCGTCGAACAGCTGCTCGTCGCTGCTGAGCGTCTCGTCGACGAGGGGGAAGAGGACGTCCCAGTCCCCCTCGGGGAAGCAGCCGAGCCCGAGCGCTCCGATGGCGCACTCGGCCGCGGTGCGCAGCGCCTGGCGCGGGTCCGTCCCGTCGGGCCCGGGGCCCGCCACGGAGCACGCCCCGACGTAGTCGAGGAGCTCGTCCCGCGCCTTCGCCAGGCCGCTCAGCGACACACCGCCGCCGTAGCGGAAGTCGTGCCAGTGTCCGAAGGTCCGGCTGCGGATGCCCTCCAGGGCCCGCTCGATCCGCTCTCCGTCGATCTCGTGGCTCGTCACGTCCCGCACGGCTTCGCCGCCTCCCCCATGATCCATTCGCTTGGACCCGAAGCTATCAGCGGCCGCTGACAGCGCCCCGGCCGGTCCGGGGCGCCCGTTCACGCCAGCCGGTACACCCGCCGCGCGTTGCCCGCCGCGAGCATGGCGGCGACCCGCTGCGCGTCCGTCCGGGACCAGGCGCCGTCGCCGACCCACTCGCCCAGGACCCGGGCGAGGGCGCCCCGGAAGATGCTCGCCGCGACGACGTGCAGCTCCGGCAGTCCGCGGGCGCCGCTGGAGAAGAGCAGCTTGCCGAAGGGGGCGAGCTCCAGGAACTCGGCGAGCAGGCCCGCCGCGCGGGCGCCGGTGCGCGCGACGACCGGGCCGAGGTCCGCGTAGACGTGCGGGAAGTGCCCGGCGAGCCGGGCCGCCTGCCGGTGGTGCGGATAGCCGTGCAGCAGCACCAGGTCCGTGCCGAGGCCCGCGGTGGCCGTCGCGAAGGCGGCGAGACCGCTCGGGTCCCGCTCCCCCACGTACAGCTGGAGGGGCCGCCCGGAGCCGACCGCGATCCACAGCAGGTGGCGCAGCAGCACGGGGTCGTCGAGGGCCTCGCCCGCCCTGCGCCGGGCCAGCCAGCGGCCGGCGGCCCCGCGCACCTCGCCCGGCCAGGGCGGCTCCGGCGCGGCCGTGAGGCCGCCGCGCAGGGCGGCGGCGGAGAGGAAGGCGACGGCGCCCGCGGCGGCCCCGCGCACGGCCTCGGCGAGGTTGGCGAGAAAGGAGTCGACGGTGCCGGAGGTGTCGGCGACCTGCTGGGCGAGGAGCTCCAGGCGGACGATCTCGTGCGCCGCGGCGGCCCCGGTGGCGGCGAGCTCGGCGGGGCCGGTGAGGTCGGCGGGGGCGTGGCGGTCGGCGGGGCCGTAGAGGTCGCCGGGGAGCCCGGTGTCGACCAGGTAGGCGTCGATCCCGGAGGCCCTCAGCAGACGCCGGCCCGACTCCACGACGCCGAGTTCACGGCGCCGGGCGAGGTAGCGGGCCGGCGGGCAGTGCGGTTCGAGGCCGAGGAGCGGCGGGCACCAGCGCCGTACCGCGAAGCCCGTCTGGGTGTCGAAGAAGGTGGTGCCGGCCGCCGGGAGCGAGGGCGGCACCCCCTGGTGCCCGGAGCGGGTCATGGGGGGCGCCGGCGCGAGGTGCGTCTCGAAGGTGCCGAGGCCGAGCTCCGTACGGAGCACCCCGTGGCAGTACTGGTCCACCAGGCTCGGAGGGTCGATCATTCGGGGGCTCCCACGTCGGACGGGTTTCCACCCCTCCTAACGGGTGAGCCCCGCGTGAGGTTGTCGCCTCACGGCGTCAGCTGTTCGCCGGGCCGCCGATCTGGATACCCGCCATCCGGGTCCACTCGTACGGGCCCGTGACGACCTTGGCGGCGAACTCGCCGTCGAACTCGTCGTGCAGGGTGAGGCCGGCCTTCTCGGCCGCCAGCCGGGCGGTCTCGTACGTGGGGGCCACCAGGTCGCCCCAGCCGCCGTCCTCGCCGACGAGGACGATGCGGGTCCCCGCCTGGCCGATGTGGGCGAGCTGGCCCTCGGCGCCGCCGTGCTTCCCGGCGAACGCCTGGATCTCCTTGGCCAGCTTGGCCGCCCTGCGCTCCGCCTGCTTCGTGTCTGCCATGGCAAGGATGCTACTCGCGGGTAGATCAACTGGCGACGGCCGGGGCACGTGGCGTGGGCCACGCACCCCGGCCGTCCGCCGGAGCGATGCGAGAAGGCGTCTCAGCGCAGGAAGGGGTCCACCGCGACCGCCACGAAGAGCAGCGACACATAGGTGATGGACCAGTGGAAGAGGCGCATCTCCTTCAGCTTGGCGCCCTGGGCGCCCGCCTTGGCCCGGTGGAGCAGGGCGTGGGCCTCCCAGAGCCACCAGCCGCCGGTGGCCAGCGCCACGGCCGTGTAGAACCAGCCGGTGTAGCCCAGCGGGGTCAGCAGCAGGGAGACCGCGACCATGATCCAGCTGTAGAGCACGATCTGCTTGGCGACCACCTTGTTGGAGGCGAGCACCGGCAGCATGGGCACGCCCGCGCGGGCGTAGTCGTCCTTCACCTTCATCGACAGCGGCCAGTAGTGCGGCGGCGTCCAGAAGAAGATGACGAGGAAGAGGATGACCGCGGCCCACGACATCGAGTTCGTGACGGCCGACCAGCCGATGAGCACCGGCAGGCAGCCGGCGATGCCGCCCCAGACGATGTTCTGGGCGGTGCGCCTCTTGAGGATCATCGTGTAGACCACGACGTAGAAGAGGAGCGCGCCGAGCGAGAGGGCGGCGGACAGCCAGTTGACGAGCAGGCCGAACCAGAGCGTGGAGATCACGGCCAGGCTGAGCCCGAAGACCAGGCCCTCACGCGGGGTGAGCACACCGGTCACGAGCGGCCGCTGGGACGTGCGGTCCATCAGGGCGTCGATGTCGCGGTCGATGTACATGTTCAGCGCGTTGGCGCCGCCCGCCGACAGGTATCCGCCGAAACAGGTGGCGAGTACCAGCCACAGATCCGGCACGCCCTGCTCGGCGAGGAACATCACCGGAACCGTGGTGATGAGCAGCAGTTCGATGATCCGCGGCTTGGTCAGCGCCACGAATGCCTTGACGCGAGCCCCGAACGGCCGATGGCCCCCCGGGCTGGGAGTCAAGACGACCCCTGCGGGTCGGGACTCGACGGCCGTCACGCACACCCCTGACAGAGAAATTCCCAGCAAGCTCCCCGGATGAAGACGGGGTGAAGACTTGCGCGTACCACGCCACTCTAGACGTTGCCCATACGCCGATCTTCGCGGGGGTGGGTCGTGTTGGCGGGACCCTCGCGCGGCTGTGACAGGGGCACGTCCCAAGGGGTGGGACACGCCTGTGTCCGGCTCGGGAGGCGAAGTCCCGCAAGCCCCGGCAGTCTTTGCTGTGAGCGCACATATGAGCGGCATGAACACGAAAAGAGGGACGAATTCCGGGGGTAGGCTCGACACCGCCGGGA includes the following:
- a CDS encoding Imm49 family immunity protein, giving the protein MRDVTSHEIDGERIERALEGIRSRTFGHWHDFRYGGGVSLSGLAKARDELLDYVGACSVAGPGPDGTDPRQALRTAAECAIGALGLGCFPEGDWDVLFPLVDETLSSDEQLFDESWDAAHEVPTARTWTETFALCLLGGALWTPRRVVGPLLHADYAPAIRSGVPYSRFDPVSRPAELAEMDALCAYLSADQSWQPVPLRLPDAEQRAALARALDGAGELDPDQRLLRVLLDADRDAFDRALADRLDAHRASAEAAGDAAPRSLLPVRTAALAALARQAHGWAPGVRSGYLPGALLTEPARETVG
- a CDS encoding amidohydrolase: MIDPPSLVDQYCHGVLRTELGLGTFETHLAPAPPMTRSGHQGVPPSLPAAGTTFFDTQTGFAVRRWCPPLLGLEPHCPPARYLARRRELGVVESGRRLLRASGIDAYLVDTGLPGDLYGPADRHAPADLTGPAELAATGAAAAHEIVRLELLAQQVADTSGTVDSFLANLAEAVRGAAAGAVAFLSAAALRGGLTAAPEPPWPGEVRGAAGRWLARRRAGEALDDPVLLRHLLWIAVGSGRPLQLYVGERDPSGLAAFATATAGLGTDLVLLHGYPHHRQAARLAGHFPHVYADLGPVVARTGARAAGLLAEFLELAPFGKLLFSSGARGLPELHVVAASIFRGALARVLGEWVGDGAWSRTDAQRVAAMLAAGNARRVYRLA
- a CDS encoding heme o synthase, with the translated sequence MTAVESRPAGVVLTPSPGGHRPFGARVKAFVALTKPRIIELLLITTVPVMFLAEQGVPDLWLVLATCFGGYLSAGGANALNMYIDRDIDALMDRTSQRPLVTGVLTPREGLVFGLSLAVISTLWFGLLVNWLSAALSLGALLFYVVVYTMILKRRTAQNIVWGGIAGCLPVLIGWSAVTNSMSWAAVILFLVIFFWTPPHYWPLSMKVKDDYARAGVPMLPVLASNKVVAKQIVLYSWIMVAVSLLLTPLGYTGWFYTAVALATGGWWLWEAHALLHRAKAGAQGAKLKEMRLFHWSITYVSLLFVAVAVDPFLR